One Engraulis encrasicolus isolate BLACKSEA-1 chromosome 5, IST_EnEncr_1.0, whole genome shotgun sequence DNA segment encodes these proteins:
- the rnf115a gene encoding E3 ubiquitin-protein ligase RNF115, protein MLDYWRTACFLDCDDVTVCAIPGKMAEAAAVPPHRFFCHCCKGEVNPKLPEYICPRCDSGFIEEVTEDSSFLENGANGLDDTATQFAELWRLLFVDRPFTVDFDSPDSEPRVPGAGSGVGLGLGGGGSFGGSVPGGLGGALGSPLGAGGEHWGLSRPPRVHTQRRYRSRGTSRPDRSPAVEGIVQQFLAGLFANSGVSGSQPLPWMLHSNPGDYAWGQGGLDAVITQLLGQFENTGPPPAEKEKISSLPTVIISQEQADSSMECPVCKEDYSVGEPVRQLPCNHFFHSDCIVPWLELHDTCPVCRKSLSGEDSCAHTPTDPSPHNTQERWSF, encoded by the exons ATGCTGGACTACTGGCGGACTGCCTGTTTCCTCGACTGTGACGACGTCACTGTTTGTGCTATTCCAGGAAAAATGGCGGAGGCAGCAGCGGTCCCCCCGCATCGGTTCTTCTGTCACTGTTGTAAGGGCGAAGTGAACCCTAAACTCCCG gaATACATCTGTCCACGATGTGACTCAGGGTTTATTGAAGAAGTCACAGAAGATTCCAG TTTTCTAGAAAACGGTGCCAATGGCTTAGATGACACGGCCACACAGTTTGCAGAG CTCTGGCGCCTGCTGTTTGTGGACCGGCCGTTCACGGTGGACTTCGACAGCCCGGACTCGGAGCCGCGGGTGCCGGGCGCGGGCAGTGGAGTCGGGTTGGGTCTGGGCGGTGGGGGCAGCTTCGGGGGCTCGGTGCCGGGCGGTCTCGGGGGAGCCCTGGGGAGCCCGCTGGGGGCAGGGGGCGAGCACTGGGGTCTCAGCCGCCCCCCACGCGTACACACCCAGAGACGATATCGCTCCAGAGGAACCAGCCGGCCAGACCGCTCGCCCGCCGTGGAGGG gatAGTGCAGCAGTTTCTTGCTGGCCTGTTTGCAAACTCAGGGGTGTCGGGCTCCCAGCCTCTGccatg gatgttgcACTCGAACCCTGGAGATTATGCCTGGGGACAGGGAGGACTGGATGCAGTCATCACACAg TTACTGGGCCAGTTTGAGAACACAGGGCCCCCTccagcagagaaagagaagatcTCGTCCCTCCCCACAGTCATCATCTCTCAGGAACAGGCcg ACTCTAGTATGGAGTGCCCGGTGTGTAAGGAGGACTACAGTGTTGGGGAGCCCGTTAGGCAACTACCCTGTAACCACTTCTTCCACTCAGACTGCATCGTGCCCTGGCTGGAACTG cacgACACGTGTCCGGTGTGTAGGAAGTCCCTGAGTGGTGAAGACAGCTGCGCTCACACGCCCACAGACCCGTCACCTCACAACACACAGGAGAGATGGTCCTtctga